The following DNA comes from Solanum stenotomum isolate F172 chromosome 11, ASM1918654v1, whole genome shotgun sequence.
aagtaaaattgagatttttaaaaataaaataaaatttccacgTGTCACATACCAATTCGTTTATTTTTCCACATAAGAGGCGTATGGATGTACGCACTTAAAATGCggttttgaaaatataaaaagtgtcaaaatgacacaatgaGATTTGACATGATGTgcttaaaatgaacaaagcctaGCTAAAGTGTCCAAGTGAAAGTTGGTGCCAAGTTTAGtgggccaccgatgggttagcccTTATTGATAATATCCAGCATTGGAAACAATCTCAAGTTTATGGTCCAATTCAAAAACTTGTTGTTGAGTCCGTAGAAATTAAAGTTTGGAAGAGCGACctcacccttttttttttttttaaaaaagtatatatatttcaacTTATAATGAAAACGATAcgaaataatatgttaattgcTATGATCATGTCATTAAACGCTTAAATTACAATAATgaagataattttattacttaattatattttaacatgtTTCCTCAACCATGTATGTACTtgattctatttatttttttgtgagaCTTGAACTTTTATGCCCTATTACCATATTGATTTGTCTGAATGTACAACTCATTACACAACTTATAATCCCTTAAAAAATGCACTTTTAGAATCATCTTTTGAAGGCTAAATAACAAGTTTAGTTTGTTaaactaaaagtaaataaaaatagattttctcTGACAATTTAAATTCTTAGATGTGATATTCACATACAGATCGATcctaaattcaaataaagtagCCGcatattatgaaaaatatattccCATATGAGCTAATAATAATGAACTTAAATAAAAGTATTCTCTCTAACGTATATAATGGCCTAcaattatatttcttttaattcatCTGCGTTTCTTGTATTAGTTTTTGTTATAGCATCAAAGAGTGAATAAATTAGAATGTTTTGTTGCAGTAGTGGGGACTTATGGACAGGGTAGCaaattaaaactcaaaataattattagattttaatttctgtacacaaataatattatatatccattaaaaagagttaaaaaattGTGTATGTGAATAAATTCTTATGGCagctttatttattttccagcAGCATTCTGATGTCTTCATAATTTTATACTCGACAATTCCATCTACCACTCCTTGTTGTTCATAAATGTTTCTGATTTCAAATCTgctatatattttaaaagttactCTCCGTACACCAACCATAAAGGCTTTCTGTTGAGACCAGTATTTTTCATTTAGACACTCGAATTACAATTTGTTTCAGTTGAGAATTCGAATATATGATAAAGTGTTTTTACTAGACATTTTCAACTCAAATCTTTTGAAAAGTTCTATGTGTGCGTTCACAAGTTACCTAGTTTTCACTATCTAGGTAACTGGCGCCAAACAATTTCTAAAATATGAGATATTCAATTGAAACATGTCATAGTTTGAGTATTCAAATGAAAGTTACTGATAAATTTAAAGGATTGTCAATGTATTCTTCCTAAAACAActactaattaattacttaaaatgaaaaaatacttGGAAATAATGATGTATACATAATTGATGCTTTTATAAATTTGTTAGTGATTTTAGGGGATGTTTTTGTTAATTTAGAAAATTGATAGAAATTGATCTTTCCTTTTCACATACCTAATGTTGTATGCATTATGAATGATTAATAAAGATGGTTAATGTCACGAACCGATCAGTTGGTGGGAGTTGAgagaatgacaaaaaaaatattattatatttttcaatagcATTTAGTCACATGCATCTCCAACTTGGATACTTCTTTTTATACTTAGACTTGGAATTACATTTCTCAtcaaccaaaaaaacaaaaaaaacacaacaCTAAAGTGTGCAacgtacaaaaaaaaaatatatacaacaaaaaaaaaatacacacacacaaaaaccATACACTATTTTCCTTTCTCTTTCACTCTCTCTATCCTTTAATCTCCTTTCTCATGGATCTCATTTCAATTTTGTTCTATGGTCTTCCTTTATTTTACCTACTTTATTTGATATGGAAGATTATCGATCGAAAAAGACACCAAAATTGTTACATTTTGGACTATGAATGTCACAAACCAACCGATGATCGAATGCTTAGCACAAAATTTTCAGGAGAAGTAATTAGAAGGAACAAACACCTTGGCCTAAATGAGTACAAGTTCTTGTTGAAAGCTATCGTTAGCTCAGGCATTGGTGAACAAACATATGCACCACAAATGGTATTTGATGGTCGTGAAGCATGTCCTACTTACGAAGATGGTATCTTGGAGATGGAAGAGTTTTTCCATGATAGTATTGATAAGGTCTTGAAGAGGAACAAAATTTCCCCTagtgaaattgatgttcttGTGGTCAGTATATCCATGTTAGCTTGTATGCCATCGTTGGCTGCACGAATAATCAATTACTATAAGATGAGAGAAGACATCAAGGTGTATAACATCACTGGTATGGGGTGTAGTGCTAGCCTCATATCGATAAATGCCCTACAAAGTGTTTTCAAGAATGAGAAGAACAAGGTTGCACTAATGGTGACATCAGAGTCCTTAAGTCCAAATTGGTACACTGGGAACGATAGATCTATGATTCTTGCTAATTGTTTGTTTAGGTCAGGAGGTTGCGCGATTTTATTGACAAACAAATTGTCTTTAAAAAACAAAGCCATGTTCAAATTGAAGCAACTAGTTAGGGTACATCATGGAGCAAAAGATGAATCATATGATAGTTGTGTACAAAGGGAGGATAATCAAGGTAACATAGGTTTTCACCTTGATAAAACACTACCAAAGGCTGCTACACGTGCACTAGTCGATAATTTGAAACAAATAGCACCTTTGATCCTTCCTATAAGAGAGCTACTTCGATATGCTATCgcaatttttatgaaaaaaatgaattgggGATCAACAAAAGGAGGACCTAAGCCAATGATTAATTTCAAAACAGGTGTAGATCATATTTGTCTACATACTGGAGGAAAAGCAGTAATTGATGGTGTTGGTGCAAATTTGAACTTAAGTGAGTATGATTTAGAGCCAGCAAGAATGACATTACATAGATTTGGTAACACTTCAGCAAGTAGTctatggtatgttttggggtaTATGGAAGctaaaaaaaggttaaaaaaagGTGATAAAGTGCTTATGCTTAGCTTTGGAGCTGGATTTAAGTGTAATAGTTGTTTATGGGAAGTGTTAAGAGATTTGGATAATGGAAATGTGTGGAAAGATTGTATTGATAATTATCCACCAAATACTTTGGTTAATCCTTTCTTGGAGAAATTTGGATGGCTACATGATGAAGATCCAGACACATTCAATGTTCCAGATGATTATGTTATCCcataaggtttttttttttttttttttgacaaaaaaaaagtttatcttttttcttgCATAAATAATTTCcaacttcattttcttatttttttactttatagttttatttttctatattaggTTTTATGGGCTTGGGATAATTTAAAAATCTCatagcttctttttttattgattttatatatatatatatatatatatgtaaaaggAAAAGTTGTTGTTGTTTGATCCATAGGTGGTTTCTTTTCCCAGTAATTAGGCGTTTGTCTTATATCAAAGAAAATTGTTCCATGTATGTACCAAGACTAATCATACTATTGTTCTTATTATTCTCAAGTGTTTTTCTCGTTAGTTTAAATCGATTCAAAGATATTGTTAACTGATATTCTCCGTTCTGAATCAAATGTGCAGGTAGGTCTTTCTTTTTTAGAGGTCCTCGCATCattatgagattatatttcctCATCCAAACAtgtttaagattataaaattcgaaatgatattttggtacattatTCATATATTTAGTTTAAGATCACTAGACAATGACGGACTAAGAATTTTCTCTAAGAGAgatttaaaatatgaagaagttaaGAGAATTCAACATCGATTATATATACACAAGAGATAATCTTAATCGTGAACCCCTTGTTCTTACTTTGCTCCACCCATACCACGAAACTagtacaatttttcttttaattgttttaaattttgtatacaATCAAACTAGAATCGATAATAATTTGGGAGTTTAATTCTGACCCTTCCACGAAAGAAAACTGCTACCTATACTTAGTCATTTCAATTACCCCACTTCCTTTAATGTCATGATGTGTGAtgaatttattttgtattcatgACTTAGGTGCATGTCCAACTAAGACAATTTAAGATGCACATGAAGAACGATAGTTCAATATTCAAAACTAGTCCTAGTAGTAAAAGTACCCGTGGATCGTTTGATACGATATACGAGGGATAATGGATAATATATAAAACatgtgattatttttattttgtgtggTTAAAAACATTAGTTagtctcaaattatttattcacTATTTGtattaaattgataaaataaattattcacaaaaataataaaatgactaatttcA
Coding sequences within:
- the LOC125843955 gene encoding 3-ketoacyl-CoA synthase 3-like, which translates into the protein MDLISILFYGLPLFYLLYLIWKIIDRKRHQNCYILDYECHKPTDDRMLSTKFSGEVIRRNKHLGLNEYKFLLKAIVSSGIGEQTYAPQMVFDGREACPTYEDGILEMEEFFHDSIDKVLKRNKISPSEIDVLVVSISMLACMPSLAARIINYYKMREDIKVYNITGMGCSASLISINALQSVFKNEKNKVALMVTSESLSPNWYTGNDRSMILANCLFRSGGCAILLTNKLSLKNKAMFKLKQLVRVHHGAKDESYDSCVQREDNQGNIGFHLDKTLPKAATRALVDNLKQIAPLILPIRELLRYAIAIFMKKMNWGSTKGGPKPMINFKTGVDHICLHTGGKAVIDGVGANLNLSEYDLEPARMTLHRFGNTSASSLWYVLGYMEAKKRLKKGDKVLMLSFGAGFKCNSCLWEVLRDLDNGNVWKDCIDNYPPNTLVNPFLEKFGWLHDEDPDTFNVPDDYVIP